DNA sequence from the Nicotiana tomentosiformis chromosome 3, ASM39032v3, whole genome shotgun sequence genome:
TGATTCAAGGGAAAGAAACTAAAAAGGGTTTCAAAGAAATGAAAATCCCTTAGACCTACAATCGAACAggaaaacaaagaaagaaagcTTCGGCTATTTCTCTAGCGGTGAAGACCGTGTTTCATCTAGTCTTTGGCATATAATTCCTTAAGTTTCAGCAATACACTTCAAATAGTTACATATATTTCTTCCTCTTTTAAGACTATGGAGTTTTATATACATGATCCTTGTACGGCTGAGTAGATATAATTTTGGAGTTGGATTAAGAATTTGAAAGATAAAGTTAAGGGAATTGGGAAAAATTCATGAGACGTTTCCATGAATTAACTGGGTATATCATATGAATATGTTGGATTGAATAGAATTTGAAATGTTCTAATTTACCAGTGGCCTGAATAAGTATAAATTGATGAAGTAAGAGTCATAATAAAAAGGGAGGAGAATTGAACATATATAACAACTTTCAATAGAAGTATTTTTCAACATAAAGAGGTCAATTTTTCCTTTATTTGATTTTTGCTTCAATTTCTGGTGAAATTCATTATATCTCAAATCATTTTATGGGATTTCGATcggttattgcaaaaatatattttatGACAGCAACCATATTTAAGGTTTAATTTAGACACGCGGTTGTGGAAATTAAATAGTACAATAAACTATATGAATGCCATTTATTTAGAAGGATGGATTTGTTGAGTTATTATAATTCGGTGAATTAAGAGCCAAATATGAAACTCTGatgattcagatattctaaattAGCTACGAATTAGTCTAAACATGGAAATTAACATGAGatcgatattatgtaattatGAATTGATTGGAGGATGTTGTACGAATTGCTCAAGGTGAAGCATTTGGTATTTCGGCACGAGTACTATGAGTAGTAATCTTATCgtaatttgtgttttcataacttgcatgatttatacatgatttttaatatgaatatgttaccgattattttgagttgcatatgggacaagtcttttactcgatatgataccgaaatatttattttagatgattaccgttgttttaaatattcttgttgtcactagatatgttttaccgttacttgaatttacgattatcgaaatgaaattacatgatttgataagaactgaaataccctatattgttttaaaatattttgttACGAGTATATACAGATTAAAAATACATGTATAAATGGgagtagactttgaaggatcccgtagctaacggcggGTTTGTTAGACCCggtgcaccttgtaattaccgttatagccctcgctagtaggaaggtagaactagcacaCCGTTAGTGatttccctcgagtagggactGCCGTTATATTTAACTTCTTGCGAAGAAGTCCAAAGTTATACCGATTATATGATCTGTTCATTAAAATCTCCCAaacatgaatattgatattacaCGGTATTTACCGAGCTTATTACCGAATTGTCAATTGATTTGTATTACATTAAAAACATGATGAGactaattattatttattgtttttgaaagagcattcttatgatattttctgtttaatatatatactagaaTATTTTTtgacttgtccccaataaaaaaaaaggttgtggttaagtgttattactcactaaGCTAGCGAGTCATTCCCCGCTAATTTGTTTACAGAGACTGCAGTTGACGCGGTCGAGGATTTCGTTAATTAAAGCGCACATGTTGATAGTTGTTGGTGAGCCTCACAATTATTCGCGTAggcggagattttatttattgttatggtcttttctttgaactcttagagtcacTCCATAGTTATTCTTTTAGAGTCTTGagtattcttttgttattatGGACTTAGGATGAGTATTGCACTTTTTTATCAAAAttggagataaattagtatttctgGTTATTAGTGGGTTGATTTTGAGACAGGGAAATTTTTGGATAGTCCAAAAATAGGGAAAACTCTGTCTGTTTTTCTGTAAAATatcgatgaggcttacttgggagTACTTGCTCATGGAGTAATGTTTAGTATAGTCTTGTTCATGGGTATGTAGGCGCCCATACTTATGATTTTCCCTTCTTTCATTCTTTGATCGTACGTTGAGATAACTTGAGATTGACCTTGGAGTATTTCTTTTGCAGATGGCTAGGATACGCACACCCTCATCTGCTGGACGTGGTACTACCTGGTGGCGGTCAAGTTGGGGTTCATCAAACTAGAAGACAAATTGCTCCTCAACCGGAAGTTGGGAACATGGGTCAACCCTAAGCTGCTATGCGAGATCAAATGCAAGGGCATGGAGTTCAGGACGCTCCACCACCAGTGCCAACTGTTGTACCTACTGTTGCCTTACCTGCAGACGCAGTGGCAAGGTTATTGAATATGTTAGAGGCATTGGTGCCTGCTCAGGGTGGAAGTTCAGCTCCTTAGGCTACTTTACAGACACGAGCACCTGCACAGACTCAGACTTTAGGGAATAAGGAAGTATCCCTACAAGAGTTCCTAaaattgaaatcaccaaaattcacAGGTTGTAATAATTCAGTAGATCCTCAAATTTTCTTGGATGGGGCACTCAAGGCATTACGTGCTCTTGGATGTTCTAGTGAGAGAGCCATGGAGCTCGCTGCATACAAATTAGAGGATATGGCCAATACATGGTATGAAATTGTGTTGCTAGGAAGGCCAACAGGAGCAACACCACTGACATGGGACGAATTCACTAAGTTGTTCATGAATTATTTTCTTCAAGACAACCTGATGCAAAAATATGCTAGGGACTTTGAGAGATTGGTTTAGACTCCAGATATTGATCTGTCAACATATAACACCTAGTTTTGTAAGCTGGCAAGATATGCTCCTTACTTAGTGCCTACCGAAGAAGCTCGAGTTCAGAGGCTTGTTGATGGATTGGTTGGTCGTCTATACACTGCAGTAGCCCCACAGATGAAGACTTTATCCTACTCTGATGCAGTCGACCTTGCTAGAAAGATTGCAACCAAGGGACATGAAGAGCGTGCAACTAGTGATTTACGTAAGAAGGCCAAGACAAGAGGGTCTTTCAGTGGCGGTTTTAGTGAAAATTGAAGAGCAGGAAATCAGGGACAACAACAGGGTTCCCAGACAGGGACACACTTGTTTTTACAGTCCACATACAGGTCGCATTACAGACAGGGTACTAGGGGACCATCATCATCTGGACATCATAATTTTGGGCAGATATATGCCACTACTCCAATCTGTCAGACCTGTGGTAGATCACATTTGGGCCAATGTCGTGTTCAAACTGGAGAGTGCTTTCGGTGTTGCCAGTTCGGACATCACTTGAGGGATTGCCCTCATCCTCCAAGAAATTTCAACCAGGCATCTATTCAGTCAGTTGCACCTACTCAGACTACTCATAATACTTCAGGTGCTATAGGTATAGGAAATAGAGGTCGAGGTGCTGGAGAACGTGCTACTGTGAATCAAAGACAAGGGAATGCTTGTGGAGGTCAGGCGAGAGTTTTTGCATTTACTAGACAGGATGCTCAGACCTTGAATGTTGTGGTTAGAGGTATTCTTTTTATCTGTTCATTTGATGCACTTCCATTGATTGATTCGGGATCTACTCACTCCTATGTGTCCTTGTACTTTTCTTTGAGGTTTAGTAGATATCTTGAGCTATTGAATGATCCTTTTCTGGTTGCCACTCCAGTTAGAGAGTCTTTATTAGCTGAATACATGTATCGTGCTTGTCAGATTCGTGTTAATGGTAGGGATACTATAGCTGACCTTATTGTACTTGATATAATTGACTTTGACATGCTGCTGGGAATGGATTGGTTATATTCTTGCTATGCTATCGTCGATTGTCATGCAAAGATAGTCAAGTTTGAGATACCAAACGAACCTAGTTTTGTTCTAAAAGGGGGTCAGGTTCCAGCGACTTGCAAAGTTGTATcttttttgaaggctcaacgACTTCTGAAGAAAGGTTGCTTAGGTCTCTTAGCTATTGTAAATGACACAAGAAAGGAAACAATTAGTATAGAAAATGTACCATTAGTGAGAGaattttctgatgtatttcctgatGATTTACCAGGATTGCCTCTAGTACGAGAAATAGATTTTGGTGTTGATTTGCCACCTGACACACAACCCATATTAATACCGCCATAtcggatggcaccagcagagttgaaggacaGCAACTGCATTATTTGTTAGATAAGGGTTTTATCAGATCGAGTATATCtccatggggtgcaccagtactgttcggaaagaagaaagacggatccctgagaatgtgcattgactacaggcagttgaacaagattAC
Encoded proteins:
- the LOC104098166 gene encoding uncharacterized protein; this encodes MRDQMQGHGVQDAPPPVPTVVPTVALPADAVARLLNMLEALVPAQGGSCNNSVDPQIFLDGALKALRALGCSSERAMELAAYKLEDMANTWYEIVLLGRPTGATPLTWDEFTKLFMNYFLQDNLMQKYARDFERLSTLLERLQPRDMKSVQLVIYVRRPRQEGLSVAVLVKIEEQEIRDNNRVPRQGHTCFYSPHTGRITDRFGHHLRDCPHPPRNFNQASIQSVAPTQTTHNTSGAIGIGNRGRGAGERATVNQRQGNACGGQARVFAFTRQDAQTLNVVVRGILFICSFDALPLIDSGSTHSYVSLYFSLRFSRYLELLNDPFLVATPVRESLLAEYMYRACQIRVNGRDTIADLIVLDIIDFDMLLGMDWLYSCYAIVDCHAKIVKFEIPNEPSFVLKGGQVPATCKVVSFLKAQRLLKKGCLGLLAIVNDTRKETISIENVPLVREFSDVFPDDLPGLPLVREIDFGVDLPPDTQPILIPPYRMAPAELKDSNCIIC